The proteins below are encoded in one region of Ricinus communis isolate WT05 ecotype wild-type chromosome 6, ASM1957865v1, whole genome shotgun sequence:
- the LOC8287561 gene encoding uncharacterized protein LOC8287561 isoform X2 codes for MAVFGKSVESGPANVIFLSTILGRDGPFSVHKCDWKCENVHVFGNMYCCKLTGLTHICDKNCNQRILYDNHSSLCRASGQISPLSPAEEQAVRGVRRKIDDDNLPADNCSYKRSLLQVEEEQCAIPCFCLVFLQLSVD; via the exons ATGGCGGTATTTGGAAAATCCGTGGAATCAGGTCCTGCCAATGTCATTTTTTTGTCTACTATTCTCGGCCGAGATGGGCCATTTTCTGTCCACAAATGTGATTGGAAATGTGAAAATGTACATGTTTTTGGAAACATGTACTGCTGCAAACTAACTGGTCTCACTCACATCTGCGACAAGAATTGTAACCAGAGAATTTTGTATGATAACCATAGTTCCCTTTGCCGAGCTAGTGGTCAGATTTCCCCACTTTCTCCAGCTGAGGAGCAGGCTGTGAGAGGAGTCCGGAGGAAGATCGATGACGACAATTTGCCCGCAGATAACTGTTCTTATAAGCGCAG TTTGTTGCAGGTTGAAGAGGAACAATGTGCTATTCCTTGCTTTTGTTTGG TGTTTTTGCAGCTTTCAGTTGATTGA
- the LOC8287561 gene encoding uncharacterized protein LOC8287561 isoform X1, producing the protein MAVFGKSVESGPANVIFLSTILGRDGPFSVHKCDWKCENVHVFGNMYCCKLTGLTHICDKNCNQRILYDNHSSLCRASGQISPLSPAEEQAVRGVRRKIDDDNLPADNCSYKRRRDAQFHPSPFERYFSAVSPICSQVGDGMDMS; encoded by the coding sequence ATGGCGGTATTTGGAAAATCCGTGGAATCAGGTCCTGCCAATGTCATTTTTTTGTCTACTATTCTCGGCCGAGATGGGCCATTTTCTGTCCACAAATGTGATTGGAAATGTGAAAATGTACATGTTTTTGGAAACATGTACTGCTGCAAACTAACTGGTCTCACTCACATCTGCGACAAGAATTGTAACCAGAGAATTTTGTATGATAACCATAGTTCCCTTTGCCGAGCTAGTGGTCAGATTTCCCCACTTTCTCCAGCTGAGGAGCAGGCTGTGAGAGGAGTCCGGAGGAAGATCGATGACGACAATTTGCCCGCAGATAACTGTTCTTATAAGCGCAGGCGAGATGCACAGTTTCATCCTTCACCTTTTGAGAGATATTTTTCTGCTGTCAGTCCAATCTGCAGCCAAGTTGGGGATGGCATGGATATGAGCTAG
- the LOC8287558 gene encoding DNA-binding protein BIN4 isoform X1, with protein MSSSRENSPDWLHCFQAPIHSTVTLSSDSDSLPNVSPSRGDQIDSQSPKSESGAQSPSNQILKAKAPKRGPVEDETLTANTRKKNKKAKEKQGDEADGQDTEEATTDTHIESHAAKRSIWALSSDSESCPDDSSQRKTKSNQPKESRKEKDAILVDNSVEKALKGKSPKKLLKVEGRKLKKKENKNDDVPKTGDNDDVEVADEDVSEKHTGPQVSTSMIPLLLSDKVSRTKALVECEGESIDLSGDMGAVGRVVIPDGSSGNHEMYLDLKGTIYRTKIVPSRTFCVVSFGQSEAKVCSLFHLSPPVVSHFISCILSGQIEAIMNDFIQLKAQSNVYEAETMVEGTLEGFSFDSEDEAEKMPKPVSHQTDQNDGNEEQMNGKTKRKAKKSSGAAQKKGKTGGGKPRPAKKVKKKAQVPKKAKTRK; from the exons ATGAGCAGCTCAAGAGAGAATTCTCCGGATTGGCTGCACTGTTTCCAG GCTCCAATTCATTCAACTGTCACATTGTCCTCGGATTCTGATTCTTTACCAAATGTTAGTCCTTCTAGAGGTGACCAAATTGATTCTCAATCTCCTAAGAGTGAAAGCGGTGCACAATCTCCATCAAATCAGATTCTTAAAGCAAAGGCTCCAAAAAGAGGACCTGTAGAAGATGAGACACTAACAGCAAATACgaggaagaaaaataagaaggCAAAGGAGAAACAAG GGGATGAGGCTGATGGGCAGGATACTGAGGAAGCAACAACTGACACACATATAGAATCTCAT GCAGCAAAGCGTTCAATTTGGGCATTATCATCAGATTCAGAATCTTGTCCTGATGATAGCTCTCAGAGGAAGACAAAAAGTAATCAACCCAAAGAGAGTAGAAAGGAGAAGGATGCAATTCTTGTTGATAACAGCGTGGAGAAGGCATTGAAGGGAAAATCTCCAAAGAAACTGCTAAAAGTTGAGGGTcgtaaactaaagaaaaaggagaataaaaatgatgatGTGCCAAAAACAG GAGAcaatgatgatgttgaagttGCAGATGAAGACGTTTCTGAGAAGCATACTGGTCCTCAA GTTTCAACATCAATGATACCTTTGCTGCTCTCGGATAAAGTCAGTCGTACAAAG GCTCTTGTGGAATGCGAAGGTGAATCCATAGATTTGAGTGGCGACATGGGGGCTGTTGGAAGAGTAGTAATTCCAGATGGCTCTTCTGGTAATCATGAAATGTACTTGGATTTGAAAG GAACAATATACAGAACAAAAATAGTTCCTTCCAGGACATTTTGCGTT GTTAGCTTTGGTCAATCAGAAGCAAAGGTTTGTTCACTATTTCATCTTTCTCCTCCTGTGGTCTCTCATTTCAT ATCTTGTATTCTTTCTGGTCAGATAGAGGCTATTATGAACGATTTCATTCAGCTGAAAGCACAGTCTAATGTCTATGAAGCTGAAACTATGGTTGAAG GAACGCTTGAGGGGTTTTCTTTTGACTCGGAAGATGAGGCTGAGAAGATGCCGAAACCTGTTTCTCATCAAACAGATCAAAATGATGGCAATGAAGAACAAATGAATGGAAAAACTAAACGAAAGGCTAAGAAATCATCT GGAGCGGCACAAAAGAAGGGTAAAACTGGAGGAGGCAAGCCCCGGCCAgcaaagaaagtaaaaaagaaagctCAAGTGCCAAAGAAAGCCAAGACTAGAAAATGA
- the LOC8287558 gene encoding DNA-binding protein BIN4 isoform X2 encodes MSSSRENSPDWLHCFQAPIHSTVTLSSDSDSLPNVSPSRGDQIDSQSPKSESGAQSPSNQILKAKAPKRGPVEDETLTANTRKKNKKAKEKQGDEADGQDTEEATTDTHIESHAAKRSIWALSSDSESCPDDSSQRKTKSNQPKESRKEKDAILVDNSVEKALKGKSPKKLLKVEGRKLKKKENKNDDVPKTGDNDDVEVADEDVSEKHTGPQVSTSMIPLLLSDKVSRTKALVECEGESIDLSGDMGAVGRVVIPDGSSGNHEMYLDLKGTIYRTKIVPSRTFCVVSFGQSEAKIEAIMNDFIQLKAQSNVYEAETMVEGTLEGFSFDSEDEAEKMPKPVSHQTDQNDGNEEQMNGKTKRKAKKSSGAAQKKGKTGGGKPRPAKKVKKKAQVPKKAKTRK; translated from the exons ATGAGCAGCTCAAGAGAGAATTCTCCGGATTGGCTGCACTGTTTCCAG GCTCCAATTCATTCAACTGTCACATTGTCCTCGGATTCTGATTCTTTACCAAATGTTAGTCCTTCTAGAGGTGACCAAATTGATTCTCAATCTCCTAAGAGTGAAAGCGGTGCACAATCTCCATCAAATCAGATTCTTAAAGCAAAGGCTCCAAAAAGAGGACCTGTAGAAGATGAGACACTAACAGCAAATACgaggaagaaaaataagaaggCAAAGGAGAAACAAG GGGATGAGGCTGATGGGCAGGATACTGAGGAAGCAACAACTGACACACATATAGAATCTCAT GCAGCAAAGCGTTCAATTTGGGCATTATCATCAGATTCAGAATCTTGTCCTGATGATAGCTCTCAGAGGAAGACAAAAAGTAATCAACCCAAAGAGAGTAGAAAGGAGAAGGATGCAATTCTTGTTGATAACAGCGTGGAGAAGGCATTGAAGGGAAAATCTCCAAAGAAACTGCTAAAAGTTGAGGGTcgtaaactaaagaaaaaggagaataaaaatgatgatGTGCCAAAAACAG GAGAcaatgatgatgttgaagttGCAGATGAAGACGTTTCTGAGAAGCATACTGGTCCTCAA GTTTCAACATCAATGATACCTTTGCTGCTCTCGGATAAAGTCAGTCGTACAAAG GCTCTTGTGGAATGCGAAGGTGAATCCATAGATTTGAGTGGCGACATGGGGGCTGTTGGAAGAGTAGTAATTCCAGATGGCTCTTCTGGTAATCATGAAATGTACTTGGATTTGAAAG GAACAATATACAGAACAAAAATAGTTCCTTCCAGGACATTTTGCGTT GTTAGCTTTGGTCAATCAGAAGCAAAG ATAGAGGCTATTATGAACGATTTCATTCAGCTGAAAGCACAGTCTAATGTCTATGAAGCTGAAACTATGGTTGAAG GAACGCTTGAGGGGTTTTCTTTTGACTCGGAAGATGAGGCTGAGAAGATGCCGAAACCTGTTTCTCATCAAACAGATCAAAATGATGGCAATGAAGAACAAATGAATGGAAAAACTAAACGAAAGGCTAAGAAATCATCT GGAGCGGCACAAAAGAAGGGTAAAACTGGAGGAGGCAAGCCCCGGCCAgcaaagaaagtaaaaaagaaagctCAAGTGCCAAAGAAAGCCAAGACTAGAAAATGA